One window of Hydractinia symbiolongicarpus strain clone_291-10 chromosome 3, HSymV2.1, whole genome shotgun sequence genomic DNA carries:
- the LOC130636887 gene encoding uncharacterized protein LOC130636887: MPRLELIASHMAANLMENVRSALKRYPVAECFGWSDSTVVLHWVRESASYKPFVSNRVDKVKKKNYIVWTHVPSEQNPADCGSRGCSFTKLDSLWWDGPSWLLEKENWPIDIITTPSVESESEAKRIKEVLAVAINKKEDSTFQPLLAKYELRKVIRMSSWILRFITNCRQGGVHGPLTTEEVNQSKRLLIKVIQEEFEDSEDFTEDKLRLNLQKNADGLFECRGRIQGHYPLYLPQKSLLAEKIVMKAHKRTLRGQLTKRIRHKCHGCKIHRAIAFAEPPTGLIPKDRVAGTKAFEVTGVDYAEPLICQIRQLKDLSEV; the protein is encoded by the exons ATGCCACGTTTAGAGCTCATTGCATCTCACATGGCAGCTAATCTTATGGAAAATGTTCGATCTGCATTAAAACGATATCCTGTAGCTGAGTGCTTCGGATGGAGTGACAGTACCGTTGTGTTACATTGGGTGAGAGAAAGTGCATCCTATAAACCATTTGTGAGTAATCGAGTAGATAAGGTTAAGAAGAAAAACTACATAGTGTGGACGCATGTTCCATCGGAACAGAATCCAGCTGATTGTGGTAGCCGAGGATGCTCATTTACGAAACTAGATAGTTTGTGGTGGGATGGACCATCATGGCTGTTGGAGAAGGAGAATTGGCCGATTGACATCATAACAACACCTTCAGTGGAGTCGGAGTCAGAAGCGAAGCGAATCAAGGAAGTCCTTGCAGTAGCAATTAACAAAAAGGAAGATTCTACTTTCCAACCCCTGTTAGCAAAGTATGAATTGCGGAAGGTAATTCGCATGTCTTCATGGATATTACGCTTTATCACCAACTGCCGCCAGGGTGGTGTACATGGTCCATTAACAACTGAAGAGGTGAATCAAAGTAAACGATTGCTAATCAAAGTAATTCAAGAGGAATTTGAAGATTCTGAAGATTTTACGGAAGACAAACTTCGTCTAAATTTGCAAAAGAACGCCGATGGATTGTTCGAATGTAGAGGTAGAATACAAGGTCACTATCCTTTGTACCTGCCACAAAAGTCCTTGTTAGCTGAAAAGATTGTCATGAAAGCCCACAAAAGAACGCTCCGTGG GCAATTGACAAAGAGAATCAGACACAAATGTCATGGATGTAAAATACATCGTGCCATTGCCTTTGCTGAACCACCAACAGGATTAATCCCCAAGGATAGAGTGGCAGGAACGAAAGCCTTCGAAGTAACAGGAGTGGATTATGCAGAACCACTCATATGTCAA ATCAGACAACTGAAGGATTTATCCGAAGTTTAA
- the LOC130636888 gene encoding uncharacterized protein LOC130636888, whose protein sequence is MTSKHDDSNVGPKETMVIDFLWESVRLVSYTILIAMGAKKALGRQWWPILQQAGQVVKWPSPNDGCDEVSCRSPNRVDKQELWKEPSVDTAILNGHRTFSPNSPENELLVKKYRNALQCLQVAIYSTGQQVSSEDLTTDTEASEQREARKQRRASNLRERIRRKDITMATSERINKDIDGIFKMLKLSEKAVPKILARRKIKELERTLKSIEEQRDEAHRLKTNAQMLMFKEEMKIKQDEEQQAAAEREKEEQEKRNAKYEEELKLERMKLEMRKMRMNFDGKTIGTNKGQEVKVKLPKLAKVFIEGLPFTSEGYERTKSILKTKYGKPSEVANAQIQAIMSLPIIHQCNVQKVHEFYEKLTTNVQSLETMGKLKEINGYVRLTLDKLPSIRADLVKLDDDWQEKQEPKRESLLHTKQGEYKPRKCIYCDEENHKAAGCKKINKFEERRRIVSDRKLCFNCTGSGHRAVNCPSRIRCQHCKNKHHTSLCSKVTRTPSLATTQDPVIYPTVMVQVNGVKCLALLDIGAGSSYASNILINRLSMKPKKTEVKRIEMMLHTSKKKIEIFNVTISSLDETFTINIEVSKIEKSALLSIPNPRFSDLKKNYRHLKNVYIAGYHAKEEVPVHLILGASDFARIKTRTAPRIGSSGEPVAELTKLGWTIISVDLRNLYLTRSSSEDYERLCALDVLGLKEASCGNHNEVYQKFKNQLTKDPEGWHETGLLWKTDGLPETNKQGSLGRLYNLLSKRKKKPGLLKEYNEIMVKQLSEGIIEKVICEAVSGKEFYLPHRPVVREQAETTKVRIVYDASGRPDDGSPSLNDSLETGLPLQNLLWNIIVRNKFKSVSLCRETSLLANKNQKGR, encoded by the exons ATGACAAGCAAGCATGATGATAGCAATGTGGGGCCAAAAGAGACCATGGTTATTGACTTCCTTTGGGAATCCGTCAGATTAGTATCGTACACTATTCTCATAGCCATGGGAGCAAAGAAGGCTTTGGGG AGGCAATGGTGGCCTATTTTGCAGCAGGCAGGGCAAGTCGTGAAATGGCCGTCTCCAAACGATGGTTGCGATGAAGTATCGTGCCGAAGCCCAAATAGAGTGGACAAACAGGAGTTATGGAAGGAACCAAGTGTTGATACCGCAATACTAAATGGACATCGGACGTT TTCGCCGAATAGCCCAGAGAACGAACTACTTGTTAAAAAGTATAGAAATGCATTGCAATGCCTACAAG TGGCAATCTACAGCACTGGGCAACAAGTGAGCAGTGAGGATTTAACGACAGACACAG AAGCTAGTGAGCAGCGAGAAGCAAGGAAGCAGAGACGAGCATCAAATTTAAGGGAGAGGATAAGAAGAAAGGACATAACCATGGCAACATCAGAAAGAATTAACAAGGATATCGATGGCATTTTTAAGATGCTAAAACTATCGGAAAAGGCAGTGCCGAAAATACTTGCCAGGAGAAAAATAAAGGAACTGGAAAGAACTCTCAAATCAATCGAAGAACAACGAGACGAAGCGCATCGGCTTAAAACGAATGCGCAGATGCTAATGTTCAAGGAAGAGATGA AAATAAAGCAAGATGAGGAACAACAAGCAGCTGCTGAACGAGAgaaagaagaacaagaaaaaagaaacgcTAAGTATGAAGAAGAATTGAAGTTAGAACGGATGAAATTAGAGATGAGAAAGATGAGAATGAATTTCGACGGAAAAACAATTGGAACGAACAAAGGTCAAGAAGTGAAGGTGAAACTGCCAAAGTTG GCGAAGGTATTTATCGAAGGACTACCTTTTACTAGCGAAGGATATGAGAGAACAAAATCAATCCTTAAAACGAAATATGGGAAACCAAGTGAAGTGGCAAACGCTCAAATTCAAGCGATTATGAGCCTCCCGATAATCCATCAATGTAATGTGCAGAAGGTCCATGAATTTTATGAAAAACTGACAACGAATGTACAGTCGTTAGAAACTATGGGAAAATTGAAGGAAATCAATGGATACGTTAGACTCACGCTGGACAAGTTACCCTCAATACGTGCCGATCTAGTGAAACTGGATGATGACTGGCAAGA AAAGCAAGAACCAAAGAGAGAAAGTTTATTGCACACCAAGCAAGGAGAGTATAAGCCAAGAAAATGCATCTATTGTGACGAAGAGAATCACAAGGCAGCCGGCTGCAAAAAGATAAACAAGTTCGAGGAAAGAAGAAGGATCGTTAGCGACAGAAAACTCTGCTTCAATTGCACAGGAAGTGGTCATAGAGCAGTAAATTGTCCTAGCAGAATTAGGTGCCAGCATTGTAAGAATAAGCACCACACATCTCTTTGCAGCAAGGTTACTCGGACACCATCGTTAGCTACTACACAAGATCCTGTCATCTATCCGACTGTTATGGTTCAAGTAAATGGAGTGAAGTGTCTTGCACTTTTAGATATTGGAGCAGGAAGTTCGTACGCGTCTAACATCCTGATTAATCGACTGAGCATGAAACCCAAGAAAACAGAAGTGAAAAGAATAGAAATGATGCTTCATACTTCAAAGAAGAAAATTGAAATCTTTAACGTCACCATTTCAAGCCTGGATGAGACATTCACTATCAACATTGAGGTTAGTAAGATCGAAAAGTCAGCTTTGTTATCAATACCCAATCCGAGATTCTCTGATCTAAAGAAGAATTACAGACACTTAAAGAATGTTTACATAGCAGGTTATCATGCGAAAGAAGAAGTTCCGGTTCACTTGATACTCGGTGCATCGGACTTTGCTCGCATAAAAACAAGAACGGCTCCCCGAATTGGAAGCTCAGGCGAACCTGTAGCAGAACTGACGAAACTGGGATGGACGATAATATCTGTTGACCTCAGGAACTTGTATCTAACGCGAAGTTCCAGTGAAGACTATGAACGCCTTTGTGCATTAGATGTGCTGGGACTAAAGGAAGCAAGCTGCGGAAATCATAACGAAGTTTACCAGAAGTTCAAGAATCAACTTACTAAGGACCCAGAAGGGTGGCACGAAACTGGTCTTTTATGGAAGACGGACGGGCTACCAGAGACCAACAAACAAGGAAGTTTGGGAAGACTCTACAATCTTTTAAGCAAACGTAAGAAAAAGCCCGGGTTGTTGAAGGAGTACAACGAAATAATGGTTAAGCAACTCAGCGAAGGTATCATAGAAAAGGTCATTTGCGAAGCAGTAAGTGGAAAGGAATTTTATCTTCCTCATCGACCGGTGGTTCGAGAACAGGCCGAGACTACCAAGGTGAGAATTGTATATGACGCCTCTGGTAGACCCGATGATGGCAGCCCATCCCTTAATGATAGCCTTGAGACTGGTCTGCCATTGCAGAATCTGCTGTGGAACATCATCGTGAGGAACAAATTCAAATCAGTCAGTCTATGTAGAGAAACAAGCCTTCTTgcaaataaaaatcaaaaaggAAGATAG
- the LOC130636025 gene encoding uncharacterized protein LOC130636025, with the protein MKVDSEKKCFAWKISATDGSPAAVEAGLKKLKGMFPETKYSVENLKMLQLHVIEKKNLSPELLNFCGNYTVVKVGMFTKHGMEKFAASQAKSLITGRSKRRIIDVKKFLLCDNDNAYKEVTKCYDGHGKEIGTLAATCQFLTRRHCVYSVSCQIKGQGFACPDPLHRFTILHCCNYKCNLFSG; encoded by the exons ATGAAAGTTGATAGTGAAAAGAAATGTTTTGCTTGGAAAATTTCTGCTACTGATGGATCGCCTGCAGCTGTTGAAGCTGGACTAAAAAAG ttgAAGGGGATGTTTCCTGAAACAAAGTACTCAGTGGAAAACCTCAAAATGTTGCAACTGCATGTgattgaaaaaaagaatttgtctCCAGAATTACTAAACTTTTGTGGCAATTATACTGTTGTCAAAGTTGGAATGTTTACAAAACATGGGATGGAAAAGTTTGCCGCGTCACAAGCAAAAT CATTGATCACCGGACGAAGCAAACGACGGATAATAGATGTTAAGAAATTTTTGCTGTGTGATAACGACAACGCTTACAAGGAAGTGACAAAATGTTATGATGGTCACGGAAAAGAGATTGGAACACTGGCAGCAACTTGTCAATTTCTCACAAGAAGACACTGTGTGTACTCTGTCTCCTGTCAGATCAAGGGACAGGGATTTGCGTGTCCAGATCCACTGCACAGATTTACAATACTGCATTGTTGCAATTACAAGTGTAACTTATTTAGCGGCTAA
- the LOC130636886 gene encoding uncharacterized protein LOC130636886 produces MQKTFESAIRWLHKIMNSERLNDYLAREDITWQFNLSRASWWDGQFERLVGLVKQAMYKAIGKTYLSFIELEDVLLDVEQTLNNRPLSYVEDDIQQEILTPNSLIFGQINRVPTEKDKHDVEKGDLRKRFKFIQRCKEATWQRWSQEYVRSLRERHNLKHELKRAEPKPGDVVSRETRETERTEENGQLVS; encoded by the coding sequence ATGCAAAAAACTTTCGAGTCTGCTATAAGATGGCTACACAAAATTATGAACAGTGAAAGATTGAACGATTATCTTGCAAGAGAAGATATTACATGGCAGTTCAATCTAAGTCGTGCTTCTTGGTGGGATGGGCAGTTTGAGCGTTTGGTTGGTCTTGTTAAGCAAGCGATGTACAAGGCTATtggaaaaacttatttatcattTATTGAGTTGGAGGATGTATTACTTGATGTTGAACAAACTCTCAACAACAGGCCCTTATCATACGTCGAAGATGATATTCAACAAGAAATTCTTACGCCCAACAGCTTGATATTTGGACAAATCAATCGAGTTCCAACTGAAAAAGATAAGCATGATGTCGAGAAAGGAGATCTGCGGAAGAGGTTTAAATTTATTCAAAGATGTAAGGAAGCTACATGGCAGAGATGGTCTCAAGAGTATGTGAGATCACTTCGAGAAAGACATAACTTGAAGCACGAGCTGAAGAGAGCAGAACCGAAACCTGGAGATGTCGTGTCAAGGGAGACAAGGGAGACAGAAAGAACAGAGGAAAATGGACAATTGGTGTCGTAA